The proteins below come from a single Rosa rugosa chromosome 2, drRosRugo1.1, whole genome shotgun sequence genomic window:
- the LOC133732335 gene encoding glycosyltransferase 6-like, producing the protein MGSQEFSLFQTSPHKRSLLHRAPSLIADGFLFVGGAAMALSLVWALISFINPSSTFDTIITYDNTPQGPDLGYDPPEPTFYDDPNLSYSVGDAIENWDEKRREWLRVHPSFGVGDRIVLVTGSQPSVCKNPVGDHLQLRLFKNKVDYCRFHGCEVFYNNVLLDPKGTGFWAKYPILRAAMVAHPEAEWIYWVDSDAIFTDMEFKVPLEKYKDHNLVVHGWWHMVKQQSWTSVNAGVFLIRNCQWSLDFIDEWASMGPQGPAKEKWGETQKSLLKDKLYPGSDDQSALIYLLLKQRQKWGNKVYLESEYNFQSYWLGVVDGLDNITKGYMEVDREMGKLRRRHAEKVSELYGEMREQYMKDKGMWRENVRRPFVTHFTGCEPCSGDYNPTYTWEDCWNGMQKALNFADNQVLRRYGFVHPDLLNSSLVTPLPFDFPA; encoded by the coding sequence ATGGGTTCCCAAgagttctctctcttccaaacATCCCCACACAAACGCTCACTTCTCCACAGAGCCCCTTCTCTAATCGCAGATGGCTTCCTCTTCGTTGGTGGAGCAGCCATGGCTTTATCTCTGGTTTGGGCACTAATCTCCTTCATAAACCCCAGCTCAACCTTCGACACCATCATCACCTACGACAACACCCCTCAAGGCCCTGACTTGGGCTACGACCCGCCAGAGCCGACGTTCTACGACGACCCGAATCTCAGCTACTCAGTTGGAGATGCCATAGAAAACTGGGATGAGAAGCGTAGAGAGTGGCTGAGGGTTCACCCctcttttggtgttggtgatagGATTGTTCTTGTTACCGGGTCTCAGCCTTCGGTGTGTAAAAACCCGGTTGGGGATCATTTACAGTTGAGACTGTTCAAGAACAAAGTAGACTATTGCAGGTTTCATGGCTGTGAAGTGTTCTACAACAATGTTCTTCTGGACCCTAAAGGAACCGGTTTCTGGGCCAAGTACCCGATTCTCAGAGCCGCCATGGTGGCCCATCCAGAGGCAGAGTGGATCTACTGGGTCGACTCGGACGCCATTTTCACCGACATGGAGTTCAAGGTGCCATTGGAGAAGTACAAGGACCATAACTTGGTTGTTCATGGGTGGTGGCACATGGTGAAGCAGCAGAGCTGGACTAGCGTCAATGCTGGtgtgttcttgattaggaaCTGCCAGTGGTCCTTGGACTTCATAGACGAATGGGCCAGCATGGGCCCACAAGGCCCGGCCAAAGAGAAGTGGGGGGAGACCCAGAAATCATTGCTCAAGGACAAGCTGTATCCAGGGTCAGATGACCAGTCTGCTCTTATCTACCTTCTGCTGAAGCAGAGGCAGAAATGGGGGAACAAGGTTTACTTGGAGAGTGAGTACAATTTCCAAAGCTACTGGCTTGGGGTGGTGGATGGCCTTGATAACATCACCAAAGGGTACATGGAGGTTGATAGAGAAATGGGGAAACTGAGGAGGAGGCATGCTGAGAAGGTGAGTGAGTTATATGGGGAAATGAGAGAGCAGTATATGAAGGATAAGGGGATGTGGAGAGAGAATGTGAGGAGGCCTTTTGTGACACACTTTACTGGGTGTGAGCCTTGTAGTGGGGATTATAATCCCACTTATACTTGGGAGGATTGTTGGAATGGGATGCAGAAGGCTTTGAACTTTGCAGATAATCAAGTGCTTAGGAGATATGGGTTTGTGCATCCAGACCTACTCAACTCATCATTGGTTACTCCTTTGCCATTTGATTTCCCTGCTTGA